From Tiliqua scincoides isolate rTilSci1 chromosome 2, rTilSci1.hap2, whole genome shotgun sequence, the proteins below share one genomic window:
- the PHC1 gene encoding polyhomeotic-like protein 1 isoform X1 translates to METESEQNSNSASGSSGSAGSTRPQISQMTLYERQAVQALQALQRQPNAAQYFHQFMLQQQLNSAQLHSLAAVQQATIAASRQASSPNTSASQQTATTQASINLATTSAAQLISRSQSVSSPSATTLTQSVLLGNTTSPPLNQSQAQMYLRPQLGNLLQVNRTLGRNVPLTSQLILMPNGAVAAVQQEAPPAHSPGVHTDTDQVQNLAVRSQQTSAANAQLQASVPKAVLSGNSQSSVLPQATHAGQTLTVTQASSGNVGQSLNLSQGAAGTNGISGSVASSVGSHTTTGLSQATSSGPGGSCQRKGTGVVQPLPIASAAQAATVSQGSQTEADSAAAKKAEADGNGQQTVGMNLTRTATPAPSQTLISSATYTQIQPHSLIQQQQQIHLQKQVVIQQQIAIHHQQQFQHRQSQLLHTATHLQLAQQQQTPTLTQQQQAPPLQGQQQAQTLVVQPMLQSQPQAVQLQQDGLCQAATKSPVPIQSKPPLAPLKPPQLGAAKMSASQQPPPHIPVQVVGSRQQGSAQAQALGLPQINTAVQAPRGMPAVVQPVSQTHTTPPLSQAASASFSSSTPPPPPQETPPPLTPGVNVAQVQGTTQVKNSASSPVVAQASAAAYYVQPVQLPNKPQTLAVKRKAESEEEREESSAPPSLLPAKSSPMAENSKVTEDKGGLGGEENREKLESLSNATPNASSSDPGSVTPPSASMPTLAMVSRQTGDSKPPQAIVKPQILTHIIEGFVIQEGAEPFPVGCSQLLKDFEKPLQVGAPPRQTENQPGNSPGEENMIAEQDKKGNLLKCEFCGKYGPANQFRGSKRFCSVTCAKRYNVGCSHQLRLQRKKMKELQEANYARRRRGPRRSSSEIARAKIQGKRHRGQEDSSRGSDNSSYDEALSPTSPGPLSVRAGHGERDLASSNITPPTPDLHGINPVFLSSNPSRWSVEEVYEFIASLQGCQEIAEEFRSQEIDGQALLLLKEEHLMSAMNIKLGPALKICAKINILKET, encoded by the exons ATGGAGACAGAAAGTGAGCAGAACTCCAACTCAGCCAGTGGAAGCTCGGGTTCAGCAGGAAGTACACGCCCTCAGATATCGCAGATGACTCTCTATGAGCGGCAGGCTGTACAA GCTCTTCAAGCACTGCAGAGACAGCCCAATGCAGCTCAGTATTTCCATCAATTTATGCTTCAACAGCAACTCAACAGTGCTCAACTACACAGCCTGGCTGCAGTCCAACAG GCCACAATTGCAGCCAGCCGACAGGCAAGCTCTCCGAACACAAGCGCCTCTCAACAGACAGCTACCACACAGGCCTCA ATTAACTTGGCAACCACATCAGCTGCGCAGTTAATCAGCCGTTCACAAAGCGTGAGTTCACCTAGTGCTACCACCCTGACACAGTCAGTGCTCCTGGGAAACACCACCTCGCCACCTCTTAATCAGTCACAAGCTCAGATGTATCTTCGG CCGCAGCTGGGAAACCTATTGCAGGTGAACCGGACCTTGGGCCGCAATGTACCTCTTACCTCCCAGCTCATCCTGATGCCTAACGGGGCTGTGGCTGCTGTTCAGCAGGAAGCACCACCTGCTCATTCTCCTGGTGTTCACACAGACACGGACCAG GTGCAGAATTTGGCTGTCAGGAGTCAGCAGACCTCAGCAGCGAATGCCCAGCTCCAGGCTTCAGTTCCAAAGGCTGTTTTGTCAGGGAATTCCCAGTCTTCAGTACTACCCCAGGCCACCCATGCTGGTCAGACCTTGACAGTGACACAGGCCTCTTCTGGCAATGTAGGCCAATCCCTCAACCTTAGCCAAGGAGCAGCAGGAACTAATGGCATTTCTGGGAGTGTGGCATCCTCTGTGGGGAGTCATACTACCACTGGGCTGAGCCAGGCAACCTCTTCTGGCCCAGGGGGCAGCTGTCAGAGGAAAGGTACTGGTGTGGTTCAGCCTTTACCTATAGCTTCTGCTGCCCAGGCAGCAACTGTGAGCCAGGGAAGTCAGACAGAGGCAGACagtgcagcagcaaagaaggctgAAGCAGATGGCAATGGCCAACAGACTGTGGGCATGAACCTGACCAGGACGGCTACACCAGCCCCAAGCCAGACTTTGATCAGTTCTG CCACGTATACCCAGATCCAGCCCCACTCGCtcatccagcagcagcagcagatccaCCTCCAGAAGCAAGTGGTGATCCAGCAGCAAATTGCTATTCATCACCAGCAGCAGTTCCAGCACCGCCAGTCCCAGCTCTTGCACACTGCTACCCATCTTCAGTTGGCCCAGCAGCAGCAAACCCCAACTCTGACCCAGCAGCAGCAAGCCCCACCTCTTCAGGGCCAACAGCAGGCCCAGACCCTTGTTGTCCAACCCATGCTGCAGTCCCAGCCTCAGGCTGTGCAGCTCCAGCAGGACGGTCTTTGCCAGGCAGCCACCAAGTCACCTGTCCCCATTCAGTCCAAGCCACCTTTAGCCCCTCTCAAACCTCCTCAACTTGGTGCTGCCAAAATGTCAGCATCCCAGCAGCCTCCACCTCATATCCCAGTGCAGGTGGTGGGCAGTCGCCAGCAAGGCTCAGCCCAGGCTCAGGCATTAGGCCTGCCTCAGATAAACACAGCTGTGCAGGCCCCCCGGGGCATGCCAGCTGTCGTCCAGCCAGTGTCACAAACCCACACAACGCCCCCATTGTCCCAGGCCGCTTCTGCCTCATTTTCTTCTTctactccccctcctcctccacaagAAACCCCTCCTCCACTCACTCCTGGGGTCAATGTTGCTCAAGTCCAAGGCACAACACAGGTGAAGAACTCTGCTTCCTCTCCAGTTGTGGCGCAGGCATCAGCAGCAGCATATTACGTGCAGCCTGTTCAGTTACCT AACAAGCCCCAGACCTTGGCTGTCAAGCGCAAGGCAGAAtctgaagaggagagggaggagtcCAGTGCACCACCTTCTCTCTTGCCTGCCAAGTCTTCTCCTATGGCAGAGAATTCCAAAGTCACAGAAGACAAAGGTGGCCTAGGAGGTGAAGAGAATAGAG AGAAACTGGAATCGCTTTCCAATGCCACCCCAAATGCATCTTCAAGTGATCCAGGCTCAGTTACTCCTCCATCTGCTTCTATGCCTACCTTGGCCATGGTGTCACGCCAGACAGGAGACTCTAAGCCTCCACAAGCCATTGTGAAGCCCCAGATTCTGACACACATCATAGAGGGCTTTGTCATTCAGGAAGGGGCAGAGCCATTCCCG gtGGGTTGCTCTCAGCTCCTAAAAGACTTTGAAAAACCCCTTCAGGTTGGGGCTCCCCCAAGACAGACTGAGAATCAGCCTGGCAATTCCCCAGGAGAGGAAAACATGATAGCAG AGCAAGACAAGAAAGGGAACCTGTTGAAATGCGAGTTCTGTGGCAAATATGGCCCAGCCAATCAATTCCGTGGTTCAAAGAGATTCTGTTCTGTGACATGTGCCAAGAG GTACAATGTGGGCTGCAGCCACCAGCTTCGGCTGCAACGAAAAAAGATGAAGGAACTCCAGGAAGCAAACTATGCCCGTCGTCGACGTGGGCCTCGGCGCAGCAGCTCAGAGATTGCCCGAGCCAAGATTCAGGGCAAGCGTCACCGG GGCCAAGAAGACTCTAGCAGAGGATCAGATAACTCGAGCTATGATGAAGCTCTGTCCCCTACATCTCCAGGACCTCTCTCGGTGAGGGCTGGTCATGGAGAGCGAGACCTTGCCAGCTCCAACATAACTCCACCTACACCTGACCTGCATGGCATCAACCCAGTCTTCTTGTCCAGTAACCCCAGCCGCTGGAGTGTAGAGGAAGTGTACGAGTTCATTGCATCACTGCAAG GTTGCCAGGAAATTGCAGAGGAGTTTCGCTCCCAGGAAATTGATGGTCAGGCCCTGCTCCTACTGAAGGAAGAGCACCTCATGAGTGCCATGAACATCAAGCTGGGTCCTGCCCTCAAGATCTGTGCTAAGATAAACATACTCAAAGAGACCTAA
- the PHC1 gene encoding polyhomeotic-like protein 1 isoform X3, producing METESEQNSNSASGSSGSAGSTRPQISQMTLYERQAVQALQALQRQPNAAQYFHQFMLQQQLNSAQLHSLAAVQQATIAASRQASSPNTSASQQTATTQASINLATTSAAQLISRSQSVSSPSATTLTQSVLLGNTTSPPLNQSQAQMYLRVQNLAVRSQQTSAANAQLQASVPKAVLSGNSQSSVLPQATHAGQTLTVTQASSGNVGQSLNLSQGAAGTNGISGSVASSVGSHTTTGLSQATSSGPGGSCQRKGTGVVQPLPIASAAQAATVSQGSQTEADSAAAKKAEADGNGQQTVGMNLTRTATPAPSQTLISSATYTQIQPHSLIQQQQQIHLQKQVVIQQQIAIHHQQQFQHRQSQLLHTATHLQLAQQQQTPTLTQQQQAPPLQGQQQAQTLVVQPMLQSQPQAVQLQQDGLCQAATKSPVPIQSKPPLAPLKPPQLGAAKMSASQQPPPHIPVQVVGSRQQGSAQAQALGLPQINTAVQAPRGMPAVVQPVSQTHTTPPLSQAASASFSSSTPPPPPQETPPPLTPGVNVAQVQGTTQVKNSASSPVVAQASAAAYYVQPVQLPNKPQTLAVKRKAESEEEREESSAPPSLLPAKSSPMAENSKVTEDKGGLGGEENREKLESLSNATPNASSSDPGSVTPPSASMPTLAMVSRQTGDSKPPQAIVKPQILTHIIEGFVIQEGAEPFPVGCSQLLKDFEKPLQVGAPPRQTENQPGNSPGEENMIAEQDKKGNLLKCEFCGKYGPANQFRGSKRFCSVTCAKRYNVGCSHQLRLQRKKMKELQEANYARRRRGPRRSSSEIARAKIQGKRHRGQEDSSRGSDNSSYDEALSPTSPGPLSVRAGHGERDLASSNITPPTPDLHGINPVFLSSNPSRWSVEEVYEFIASLQGCQEIAEEFRSQEIDGQALLLLKEEHLMSAMNIKLGPALKICAKINILKET from the exons ATGGAGACAGAAAGTGAGCAGAACTCCAACTCAGCCAGTGGAAGCTCGGGTTCAGCAGGAAGTACACGCCCTCAGATATCGCAGATGACTCTCTATGAGCGGCAGGCTGTACAA GCTCTTCAAGCACTGCAGAGACAGCCCAATGCAGCTCAGTATTTCCATCAATTTATGCTTCAACAGCAACTCAACAGTGCTCAACTACACAGCCTGGCTGCAGTCCAACAG GCCACAATTGCAGCCAGCCGACAGGCAAGCTCTCCGAACACAAGCGCCTCTCAACAGACAGCTACCACACAGGCCTCA ATTAACTTGGCAACCACATCAGCTGCGCAGTTAATCAGCCGTTCACAAAGCGTGAGTTCACCTAGTGCTACCACCCTGACACAGTCAGTGCTCCTGGGAAACACCACCTCGCCACCTCTTAATCAGTCACAAGCTCAGATGTATCTTCGG GTGCAGAATTTGGCTGTCAGGAGTCAGCAGACCTCAGCAGCGAATGCCCAGCTCCAGGCTTCAGTTCCAAAGGCTGTTTTGTCAGGGAATTCCCAGTCTTCAGTACTACCCCAGGCCACCCATGCTGGTCAGACCTTGACAGTGACACAGGCCTCTTCTGGCAATGTAGGCCAATCCCTCAACCTTAGCCAAGGAGCAGCAGGAACTAATGGCATTTCTGGGAGTGTGGCATCCTCTGTGGGGAGTCATACTACCACTGGGCTGAGCCAGGCAACCTCTTCTGGCCCAGGGGGCAGCTGTCAGAGGAAAGGTACTGGTGTGGTTCAGCCTTTACCTATAGCTTCTGCTGCCCAGGCAGCAACTGTGAGCCAGGGAAGTCAGACAGAGGCAGACagtgcagcagcaaagaaggctgAAGCAGATGGCAATGGCCAACAGACTGTGGGCATGAACCTGACCAGGACGGCTACACCAGCCCCAAGCCAGACTTTGATCAGTTCTG CCACGTATACCCAGATCCAGCCCCACTCGCtcatccagcagcagcagcagatccaCCTCCAGAAGCAAGTGGTGATCCAGCAGCAAATTGCTATTCATCACCAGCAGCAGTTCCAGCACCGCCAGTCCCAGCTCTTGCACACTGCTACCCATCTTCAGTTGGCCCAGCAGCAGCAAACCCCAACTCTGACCCAGCAGCAGCAAGCCCCACCTCTTCAGGGCCAACAGCAGGCCCAGACCCTTGTTGTCCAACCCATGCTGCAGTCCCAGCCTCAGGCTGTGCAGCTCCAGCAGGACGGTCTTTGCCAGGCAGCCACCAAGTCACCTGTCCCCATTCAGTCCAAGCCACCTTTAGCCCCTCTCAAACCTCCTCAACTTGGTGCTGCCAAAATGTCAGCATCCCAGCAGCCTCCACCTCATATCCCAGTGCAGGTGGTGGGCAGTCGCCAGCAAGGCTCAGCCCAGGCTCAGGCATTAGGCCTGCCTCAGATAAACACAGCTGTGCAGGCCCCCCGGGGCATGCCAGCTGTCGTCCAGCCAGTGTCACAAACCCACACAACGCCCCCATTGTCCCAGGCCGCTTCTGCCTCATTTTCTTCTTctactccccctcctcctccacaagAAACCCCTCCTCCACTCACTCCTGGGGTCAATGTTGCTCAAGTCCAAGGCACAACACAGGTGAAGAACTCTGCTTCCTCTCCAGTTGTGGCGCAGGCATCAGCAGCAGCATATTACGTGCAGCCTGTTCAGTTACCT AACAAGCCCCAGACCTTGGCTGTCAAGCGCAAGGCAGAAtctgaagaggagagggaggagtcCAGTGCACCACCTTCTCTCTTGCCTGCCAAGTCTTCTCCTATGGCAGAGAATTCCAAAGTCACAGAAGACAAAGGTGGCCTAGGAGGTGAAGAGAATAGAG AGAAACTGGAATCGCTTTCCAATGCCACCCCAAATGCATCTTCAAGTGATCCAGGCTCAGTTACTCCTCCATCTGCTTCTATGCCTACCTTGGCCATGGTGTCACGCCAGACAGGAGACTCTAAGCCTCCACAAGCCATTGTGAAGCCCCAGATTCTGACACACATCATAGAGGGCTTTGTCATTCAGGAAGGGGCAGAGCCATTCCCG gtGGGTTGCTCTCAGCTCCTAAAAGACTTTGAAAAACCCCTTCAGGTTGGGGCTCCCCCAAGACAGACTGAGAATCAGCCTGGCAATTCCCCAGGAGAGGAAAACATGATAGCAG AGCAAGACAAGAAAGGGAACCTGTTGAAATGCGAGTTCTGTGGCAAATATGGCCCAGCCAATCAATTCCGTGGTTCAAAGAGATTCTGTTCTGTGACATGTGCCAAGAG GTACAATGTGGGCTGCAGCCACCAGCTTCGGCTGCAACGAAAAAAGATGAAGGAACTCCAGGAAGCAAACTATGCCCGTCGTCGACGTGGGCCTCGGCGCAGCAGCTCAGAGATTGCCCGAGCCAAGATTCAGGGCAAGCGTCACCGG GGCCAAGAAGACTCTAGCAGAGGATCAGATAACTCGAGCTATGATGAAGCTCTGTCCCCTACATCTCCAGGACCTCTCTCGGTGAGGGCTGGTCATGGAGAGCGAGACCTTGCCAGCTCCAACATAACTCCACCTACACCTGACCTGCATGGCATCAACCCAGTCTTCTTGTCCAGTAACCCCAGCCGCTGGAGTGTAGAGGAAGTGTACGAGTTCATTGCATCACTGCAAG GTTGCCAGGAAATTGCAGAGGAGTTTCGCTCCCAGGAAATTGATGGTCAGGCCCTGCTCCTACTGAAGGAAGAGCACCTCATGAGTGCCATGAACATCAAGCTGGGTCCTGCCCTCAAGATCTGTGCTAAGATAAACATACTCAAAGAGACCTAA
- the PHC1 gene encoding polyhomeotic-like protein 1 isoform X4 — METESEQNSNSASGSSGSAGSTRPQISQMTLYERQAVQALQALQRQPNAAQYFHQFMLQQQLNSAQLHSLAAVQQATIAASRQASSPNTSASQQTATTQASINLATTSAAQLISRSQSVSSPSATTLTQSVLLGNTTSPPLNQSQAQMYLRPQLGNLLQVNRTLGRNVPLTSQLILMPNGAVAAVQQEAPPAHSPGVHTDTDQVQNLAVRSQQTSAANAQLQASVPKAVLSGNSQSSVLPQATHAGQTLTVTQASSGNVGQSLNLSQGAAGTNGISGSVASSVGSHTTTGLSQATSSGPGGSCQRKATYTQIQPHSLIQQQQQIHLQKQVVIQQQIAIHHQQQFQHRQSQLLHTATHLQLAQQQQTPTLTQQQQAPPLQGQQQAQTLVVQPMLQSQPQAVQLQQDGLCQAATKSPVPIQSKPPLAPLKPPQLGAAKMSASQQPPPHIPVQVVGSRQQGSAQAQALGLPQINTAVQAPRGMPAVVQPVSQTHTTPPLSQAASASFSSSTPPPPPQETPPPLTPGVNVAQVQGTTQVKNSASSPVVAQASAAAYYVQPVQLPNKPQTLAVKRKAESEEEREESSAPPSLLPAKSSPMAENSKVTEDKGGLGGEENREKLESLSNATPNASSSDPGSVTPPSASMPTLAMVSRQTGDSKPPQAIVKPQILTHIIEGFVIQEGAEPFPVGCSQLLKDFEKPLQVGAPPRQTENQPGNSPGEENMIAEQDKKGNLLKCEFCGKYGPANQFRGSKRFCSVTCAKRYNVGCSHQLRLQRKKMKELQEANYARRRRGPRRSSSEIARAKIQGKRHRGQEDSSRGSDNSSYDEALSPTSPGPLSVRAGHGERDLASSNITPPTPDLHGINPVFLSSNPSRWSVEEVYEFIASLQGCQEIAEEFRSQEIDGQALLLLKEEHLMSAMNIKLGPALKICAKINILKET, encoded by the exons ATGGAGACAGAAAGTGAGCAGAACTCCAACTCAGCCAGTGGAAGCTCGGGTTCAGCAGGAAGTACACGCCCTCAGATATCGCAGATGACTCTCTATGAGCGGCAGGCTGTACAA GCTCTTCAAGCACTGCAGAGACAGCCCAATGCAGCTCAGTATTTCCATCAATTTATGCTTCAACAGCAACTCAACAGTGCTCAACTACACAGCCTGGCTGCAGTCCAACAG GCCACAATTGCAGCCAGCCGACAGGCAAGCTCTCCGAACACAAGCGCCTCTCAACAGACAGCTACCACACAGGCCTCA ATTAACTTGGCAACCACATCAGCTGCGCAGTTAATCAGCCGTTCACAAAGCGTGAGTTCACCTAGTGCTACCACCCTGACACAGTCAGTGCTCCTGGGAAACACCACCTCGCCACCTCTTAATCAGTCACAAGCTCAGATGTATCTTCGG CCGCAGCTGGGAAACCTATTGCAGGTGAACCGGACCTTGGGCCGCAATGTACCTCTTACCTCCCAGCTCATCCTGATGCCTAACGGGGCTGTGGCTGCTGTTCAGCAGGAAGCACCACCTGCTCATTCTCCTGGTGTTCACACAGACACGGACCAG GTGCAGAATTTGGCTGTCAGGAGTCAGCAGACCTCAGCAGCGAATGCCCAGCTCCAGGCTTCAGTTCCAAAGGCTGTTTTGTCAGGGAATTCCCAGTCTTCAGTACTACCCCAGGCCACCCATGCTGGTCAGACCTTGACAGTGACACAGGCCTCTTCTGGCAATGTAGGCCAATCCCTCAACCTTAGCCAAGGAGCAGCAGGAACTAATGGCATTTCTGGGAGTGTGGCATCCTCTGTGGGGAGTCATACTACCACTGGGCTGAGCCAGGCAACCTCTTCTGGCCCAGGGGGCAGCTGTCAGAGGAAAG CCACGTATACCCAGATCCAGCCCCACTCGCtcatccagcagcagcagcagatccaCCTCCAGAAGCAAGTGGTGATCCAGCAGCAAATTGCTATTCATCACCAGCAGCAGTTCCAGCACCGCCAGTCCCAGCTCTTGCACACTGCTACCCATCTTCAGTTGGCCCAGCAGCAGCAAACCCCAACTCTGACCCAGCAGCAGCAAGCCCCACCTCTTCAGGGCCAACAGCAGGCCCAGACCCTTGTTGTCCAACCCATGCTGCAGTCCCAGCCTCAGGCTGTGCAGCTCCAGCAGGACGGTCTTTGCCAGGCAGCCACCAAGTCACCTGTCCCCATTCAGTCCAAGCCACCTTTAGCCCCTCTCAAACCTCCTCAACTTGGTGCTGCCAAAATGTCAGCATCCCAGCAGCCTCCACCTCATATCCCAGTGCAGGTGGTGGGCAGTCGCCAGCAAGGCTCAGCCCAGGCTCAGGCATTAGGCCTGCCTCAGATAAACACAGCTGTGCAGGCCCCCCGGGGCATGCCAGCTGTCGTCCAGCCAGTGTCACAAACCCACACAACGCCCCCATTGTCCCAGGCCGCTTCTGCCTCATTTTCTTCTTctactccccctcctcctccacaagAAACCCCTCCTCCACTCACTCCTGGGGTCAATGTTGCTCAAGTCCAAGGCACAACACAGGTGAAGAACTCTGCTTCCTCTCCAGTTGTGGCGCAGGCATCAGCAGCAGCATATTACGTGCAGCCTGTTCAGTTACCT AACAAGCCCCAGACCTTGGCTGTCAAGCGCAAGGCAGAAtctgaagaggagagggaggagtcCAGTGCACCACCTTCTCTCTTGCCTGCCAAGTCTTCTCCTATGGCAGAGAATTCCAAAGTCACAGAAGACAAAGGTGGCCTAGGAGGTGAAGAGAATAGAG AGAAACTGGAATCGCTTTCCAATGCCACCCCAAATGCATCTTCAAGTGATCCAGGCTCAGTTACTCCTCCATCTGCTTCTATGCCTACCTTGGCCATGGTGTCACGCCAGACAGGAGACTCTAAGCCTCCACAAGCCATTGTGAAGCCCCAGATTCTGACACACATCATAGAGGGCTTTGTCATTCAGGAAGGGGCAGAGCCATTCCCG gtGGGTTGCTCTCAGCTCCTAAAAGACTTTGAAAAACCCCTTCAGGTTGGGGCTCCCCCAAGACAGACTGAGAATCAGCCTGGCAATTCCCCAGGAGAGGAAAACATGATAGCAG AGCAAGACAAGAAAGGGAACCTGTTGAAATGCGAGTTCTGTGGCAAATATGGCCCAGCCAATCAATTCCGTGGTTCAAAGAGATTCTGTTCTGTGACATGTGCCAAGAG GTACAATGTGGGCTGCAGCCACCAGCTTCGGCTGCAACGAAAAAAGATGAAGGAACTCCAGGAAGCAAACTATGCCCGTCGTCGACGTGGGCCTCGGCGCAGCAGCTCAGAGATTGCCCGAGCCAAGATTCAGGGCAAGCGTCACCGG GGCCAAGAAGACTCTAGCAGAGGATCAGATAACTCGAGCTATGATGAAGCTCTGTCCCCTACATCTCCAGGACCTCTCTCGGTGAGGGCTGGTCATGGAGAGCGAGACCTTGCCAGCTCCAACATAACTCCACCTACACCTGACCTGCATGGCATCAACCCAGTCTTCTTGTCCAGTAACCCCAGCCGCTGGAGTGTAGAGGAAGTGTACGAGTTCATTGCATCACTGCAAG GTTGCCAGGAAATTGCAGAGGAGTTTCGCTCCCAGGAAATTGATGGTCAGGCCCTGCTCCTACTGAAGGAAGAGCACCTCATGAGTGCCATGAACATCAAGCTGGGTCCTGCCCTCAAGATCTGTGCTAAGATAAACATACTCAAAGAGACCTAA